The DNA segment CTGCGACGGCCCAGCTCGGCTGCCAGATCCGGAACGCCGGTCATCACGGCCAGCTCGGCCGCTCGCCGGACCGCCGCTCCCCGCCTGGTCAGCGCCGGCGGGGACACGTCGAGAACGGTCACGCCTCCGGCCACGTGATGCCGCCCGGGGTCCCGCAGCAGTGCCCGGTCACCGATCCGCAGCGGCAGCGGGCGGGTCAGCCGCAGCCGTGCCGTGTCGTCGCCGAGGGGCCGCACGGCGACCGCGACGGCCGCCGAGCCGACGTGCAGGGTCAGCGTCGACGGCAACGATTTCGGCTGGTCGCCGTGGATCCGTACATCGATCAGATCGGCATGCCGGAACCGCCTCGGGGTCAGCAGCGCACTGCCCCGGCCGACGGCCTGCCGGTCCACGCCGCGAAGGTTGACGGCGACCCGGGCCACCGCCTCGACACGGTCCGCGGGCTCACCGAGGGTCTGCATGCCACGGATCGTCACCGCCGTACCGCCGAGTTCCAGCTGGTCGCCCTTGCGCAGCACCCCGCCGCCGAGTGTTCCGGTCACCACCGTGCCGGCCCCTTTGACGGTGAACGCCCGATCGACCCAGAGCCGGACGGGGACCGTGGGGTCCGGTTCCGGCAGGCGCGCGGTGAGCCGTTGCAGAGCCGCACGCAGTTCGGGCAGCCCGGCGCCGGTGAGCCCGCTGACAGCGACGGCCTCCACGCCCCTGCCCCCGGCGGCCCCTTCGCCGGCTGCCCGGTTCGCGGCCAGGCCCAGGGAGGTCCGCGCTATCTCGGCGAGGGCCTGTTCGGTGGCCGGGCGCGGGTCGGCCAGGTCGGAACGCGTCACGACCAGCAGCGCGTGCCGGACGTCCAGAGCGTCCAGCGCCGCCAGATGCTCCGCCGACTGCGGCATCCATCCCT comes from the Actinoplanes sp. OR16 genome and includes:
- the selB gene encoding selenocysteine-specific translation elongation factor, which encodes MYVVATAGHVDHGKSTLVRALSGMEPDRWAEERRRGMTIDLGFAWTTLGNGETVAFVDVPGHERFVPNMLAGIGPVPAAMIVVAADEGWMPQSAEHLAALDALDVRHALLVVTRSDLADPRPATEQALAEIARTSLGLAANRAAGEGAAGGRGVEAVAVSGLTGAGLPELRAALQRLTARLPEPDPTVPVRLWVDRAFTVKGAGTVVTGTLGGGVLRKGDQLELGGTAVTIRGMQTLGEPADRVEAVARVAVNLRGVDRQAVGRGSALLTPRRFRHADLIDVRIHGDQPKSLPSTLTLHVGSAAVAVAVRPLGDDTARLRLTRPLPLRIGDRALLRDPGRHHVAGGVTVLDVSPPALTRRGAAVRRAAELAVMTGVPDLAAELGRRRLIRGIELTGMGVPLDGVDPVTGDWYADPGYWDAKGEQMRAELSSYKMKNPLEPGAPIEALRHLLDLPDRDLVTALIKPPLRIIAGRVAEATTKAPEVLMTAVNRAFEGIPPFVAPEANDLAALGLGPRQIAAAAREGLVVKIADNVILRPEDPERAAETLAGIPQPFTLSEARKALGTTRRVAVPLLELLDRTGLTRRLPDDRRMTSSH